The segment CGCCTTTCTGATTGACGATCGCGATGACTTTGCCCAACGACGCTCCCGGGCCGCGGAATCTAGCACGAGCACGGCGTTCCACGTGGAACACGGGACCCGCGTGCTCGAGGCGGGGAGTTCCACGTGGAACGTCGGCACGCCACGCGAGCCGCTGCCGAGGCCGCTCATGTTTTTCTTTTAATTCTTAAAGTTTGAGGAGGGTGGAGCGGGCCGACATGTCGCCGGCCACGGTGGCCGCGACGAACGGCCGACGGACTTCAGAACCCGGCGACCCAGCGCCCGATCTGGGCGACGACGAAACAGATCGAGAACCCAAGCACGAGCGGAAGGGCGACGGAGACCGTCGTCCACTTCATCGAGCCCGTCTCCTTGTAGATCGTGTAGATCGTCGTGGAGCACGGGTTGTGAAAGAGGCTGAAGAGCATGAGGTTCACACCCGTCAACGCCGTCCAGCCCGCGCCGCGCAGCAGGACCTCGACCTCCTGCGCCTGGTCGAGCTCGAACATCACGCCGGCCCCGGCTCCGACGCCGACGATGCCCCGGGTCAGCACGGTCAGCATCAGGATCGTGGGGATCACGATCTCGTTGGCGGGGATCGCGACGACGTAGGCGAGGAGGATCACCCCGTTCAGACCGATCAGCAACCCCACGGGATCGAGCCAATCGACGAGCACGTGCGCGAGCGTCTGTCCGCCGAGGTGGATGTTGCCGACGAGCCAGATCGCCGCCCCCGCGGGAGCCGCGAAGACGACCGCACGCCACAGGACGATCAGTGTCCGGTCGACGAGCGAGGTATAGAGCGTGCTCAGGATCCGGGGAGGACGGTAGGGGGGCAGCTCGAGGCTGAAGGTCGTCGGCTCGCCGCGAAGCGCGGTTCGGGTGAGAAACCAGGACGAGACCAGCGCGGCGGCGACCCCGAGCAACGTCACCGCCACCACCGCGCCCGCGGCGACGAGCCCGGCGAGCCCCGCCGGAGCGACGGAGCCGAGGAAGATCGTCGCGACGAGGATCTGCGTCGGCCATCGCCCGTTGCACAACGAGAAGTTGTTGGTGAGGATCGCGACGAGCCGTTCGCGGGGGCTGTCGATGACTCGCGTCGCGACGACGCCCGCCGCGTTGCAGCCGAACCCCATGCACATCGTGAGCGCCTGCTTTCCGTGGGCGCCGGCTCGACGGAACAGGGGATCGAGGTTGAAGGCGACGCGGGGGAGGTATCCGAAGTCCTCGAGGAGGGTGAAGAGCGGGAAGAAGATCGCCATCGGAGGCAACATGACCGCGATGACCCACGCGGTGGCCAGGTAGACCCCGTCGGCCAGCAGACCGGTGAGCCACGACGGCGAGCCGACGGCCACGAGCGCCGCGCGCACCCAGCCGTGGCCGTGGTCGACGAGCGCGGTCGCGAGCATCGA is part of the Candidatus Polarisedimenticolaceae bacterium genome and harbors:
- the feoB gene encoding ferrous iron transport protein B; this encodes MIGVGRAPKLVQIDARPERFDFVVALAGNPNTGKSTVFNALTGMRQHTGNWPGKTVSRAEGRFEQEGKRFKIVDLPGTYSLQAGSTDEEVARDFLLFGRPDVTVVVLDATRLERNLNLALQVLEVTDRVVLCLNLMDEARRHGIGIDPEALSRELGVPVIAASARKGEGIDALREAIARMARGEQPTRPFRILRHAVEIESRIATVADAVEAAIPGLPNARWVALRLLNADERVARAVRQRELGALAADVAGGSRPSERDEADPPDHPEGVRILAVARDERWKLPPDFHDRITEAIFAAAERIAAKVQLSGLRRARFDLDRTLDRLLTSRLWGFPVMLLMLAVVFWLTIAGANVPSSMLATALVDHGHGWVRAALVAVGSPSWLTGLLADGVYLATAWVIAVMLPPMAIFFPLFTLLEDFGYLPRVAFNLDPLFRRAGAHGKQALTMCMGFGCNAAGVVATRVIDSPRERLVAILTNNFSLCNGRWPTQILVATIFLGSVAPAGLAGLVAAGAVVAVTLLGVAAALVSSWFLTRTALRGEPTTFSLELPPYRPPRILSTLYTSLVDRTLIVLWRAVVFAAPAGAAIWLVGNIHLGGQTLAHVLVDWLDPVGLLIGLNGVILLAYVVAIPANEIVIPTILMLTVLTRGIVGVGAGAGVMFELDQAQEVEVLLRGAGWTALTGVNLMLFSLFHNPCSTTIYTIYKETGSMKWTTVSVALPLVLGFSICFVVAQIGRWVAGF